DNA from Ziziphus jujuba cultivar Dongzao chromosome 2, ASM3175591v1:
CAGCTGCAAATCCCAATCCAATGCTCAAGTAAAACCACTTATTAATGAAGCTGTCACCATTACCAGCATCCTTGGGAGTTGTCCGTCCCTTATCTGGTTTCCCATTTTTATCACTACCTGGACATTTTACAGCAAGTTGACGACTACAAAGGCCAACATTTCCAGCAAAAGAGGATGCATTGAAGGTGAGCATCTGATCTTTATCAGGAATAGGACCAGACAATTCATTGTTTGACAGATTCAGATACCCCAGGGATGAGAGTGACCCCAAGCTTTGAGGAATCGCACCGGAGAACCTATTACTGGAGAGATCAAGAGAAAGCAATTCCTTCAACTTTGAAATGCTTTCGGGAATATGACCAGTAATTTGGTTGCTTGACAAGTCGAGAACGAGCAACCCCAACAAATTTGTTATCTCTATAGGAAGATCTCCGCTCAAATTATTTCCTGAGAGGTCTAGTGCCGTTACAAGAGAAAGGGTCTTCGTATATCTTAGAGGCTGGCCTTTCATATTTACAACAAAGCTTTCATAGTAGCTGCCAACAATCTCGTAGTTTCCCCCTCCGAGTATGTAAATGCCACTACGGGAAGGCCTATACAATAGATAATGGTTAATCATTTGGGCTTGTGACATGTGCATACCTTTGAAATGTCCAAAGCTAGGCGGAATACTGCCTACCAACTGATTTTCTGCTAGGTCCAGGATCTGTAGTGAGCTTAAGTTTGATAGCAGAGCTGGAAGTTCTCCTGAAAATGAATTAGACCTCAAGCTAAGAATTCTTAGCCTTTCAAATCCTTTCCCAATCCATGGTGGAATTACACCACTTAATCTGTAGTTTCCAAGATTTAGTGTTTCCAAACTAGATAAGTTTTGGAAAGATGATGGGAGCCGTCCGTAGAGCTTGTTGCCATGCAGGTGCAATGTTTGAAGCCCACCTAATTGACCCAAGAAGGTAGGAATGGTTCCAGACAAGTTGTTATTACTAATGTCTAGTACAGAGAGATCAGAACAATTTCCAATACTTGATGGAATACTTCCAGTTAAGTTGTTATTGGAAAGATCAATGGCTTTAAGATAAGGACCAATGTTACATATTGAAGCGGGGATTTCTCCATTTATCTGGTTGTAAGCAATAGAAAGGAAAACCAAGGACTGGCTTATATTATTTGGAATATTACCAGAAAGTTTATTTTTGGATAGATCGAGTATGTTAATGCCACGTGGTTTAGGAATAGACCCACTGAAGTTATTTGAGCTGAAATCAACTACTGCACCCGTTAAATGAATGACTTGACTTGGAAAGCCAAGTGCACTAAACTCTAGTCGACTTGGTAGTTGACCTGCTAGttgattaaaagaaagattCAACCGTAATAATGGATAAGAAAATTCCCAAAACCAGTTAGGTATGGAGCCAGAAAGGCTAGCATTTGAGAAATCCAAAGACATTACTTGCTTTTGTGACTTGAGCCAAGCAGGAAATGAAGGACCCAAATGGCAGGCTCTCATTGAAAGAGAAGAGATTTGAAATGGGGGAACCCAATTGGAATTGACATTCAATTTGAAAGAGTTTGAAGACAGATCTAAATAACTTAGCttttttagctttaaaaaaTGTGCTTCAGTAACTACACCTGTCAATTTATTGGAAGAAACATCAAATGTAGACAACTCGGAAAGTTGTCCCAAACTTTCTGGGAGAGTCCCGTTTAGTGCATTGTCATTTAGTTTCAGGTGGGTAAGATTTTGCTGTAATATTCCAAAAGAATCTGGGATGGGACCCCTAAACCCACTATTAGAGAGGTTCAGATACTGCAAATTTTTCAAAGATCCAAAAAATTGAGGAATTGTGTTGCCATCAAATGTGTTGAAACTCAAGTCCAAAAGCCTCAAGAACTTGAGTTTCGTCAATGAAGGTCTAATTTCCCCACTAGGGTTCCAGAATCCAGACGTACCTGTAGATTCATCATAATTATTTGGATATGGGTTATGGAGATCAACCGCAATAACTGCTCCAGAAGTGGTCTCACAGCTTATTCCCCACCATTGACAACAGTTGCTTCCCTTCCATGAAGAAAGCCGGTTCTCAGGATCATGAAGACCATTCTTGAAGTCAACAAGAGCTTCTCGGTCTGAATCCACGCAGTTTGTTAATTGAGCGTCACTGTTGAGAAGAAATTCTCTTGTCACAAGGCAGAGAATCAGAAACATAAATGGAAGCCCTGTAATTGTTTCCATCAGAGCTACAACCTTTTTGCAAGGAAACTGCGTTTTTGGTGAAGAGGAAGATCAAGAggaatagtttttgaaaataaaagcaaagaaaaagaagatgactttctttttttgtttttttttttttttggggctctgAATATGGAAGATGACTCTGTGTAGCAAATTAACAATGCTTGCATGTACCCACGACCAACCACTAACGTGGCCTTTTCTAACCCACTAACGGCGGCGTTTCTCTCATTTTCTAAACCAGCCGTGTTGTAAACGTTGGAAAAAATATCCATTAATTtggatcatttaattatttctgacatgtaaaaaatgcatttttattttatgttattactTTTGGATGTGAGAGTGGGCTCGTTGGGAAAGGACGAGACACGTATAagcttaataaaatataaataaacaattagaaattaaaaattaaaaaacaataaacaaaaaaaaatttagattttttggaaattaaaaaatatataattcttttttcattttctttctagaTCAATCAAAGAGCTGTTGACCTAGTTGGAGGTTAAAAGGTGGAATTATATgtaacaatatatttttattgtgaaatatataattatagggTTATTAGCACTTTTAGTCCCTGAATTATACTTTCATTTGTACTTGGTCttcaaacttttattttttagacatTTTGGTCACTAAACTTTAATTTAAGTTACACGTTGATCCTTAagattatttttactaacatgaatAGAAGCCCTAGTATTTGTTTCTATCAAAGGTACACTCTTTATATCTGAAATTACCTGAATATGAGGAATAATTATTGAGGAAGATCAAAGGAAAAGatattaaaacaatttgaaTCTCAATGagatacaattatatataaatactaaactttgaaaaggatttgcttaTAGTAATGTGCACATTGTTGGTTTTTGAGCAGCTAACTGTGACCTACAACTAAAGaaattgacaaatatatatatataattcttctaTAGTGCAGATTCATGCATATCCATCATTAAGTACATGTTATTTTAATTACAACACCTAATATGCATGAATGCACATCAAAATATAATGCTGATATCCACATCCAAGGGCAGAGGCAGGATGTTCGCATTTGGGGGCCAAGGTTTTCgtcaaaatatacatatatataccacaaaaaattttaatgtacAACATTTTATAATAGCACAAATAAAAacatgtatttttgttttgtatggTTAAAAAgtatatctaattttattatagtaTTTTAACTGGATCATATATCAattcattcaaaaataataaaataaaaacaaaacataaataaaaataatataatatcctTTTTCCtgttaaatttctaaaattatttagaatTGAATCTAtactattttggtttttttttttttttgggcaaatatGTTAGATTCATAgacaattaaccaaaaaaaaaaaaaaaaaaaaacagatggaATGGAAttgaaaacgaaaaagaaaaacacaaaaagtaaatgattaaaaattggAAGTCAATACATATCAAAGACAACgaggaggaaaatttttatttttttttatttattatctttttacgGTATATTATAGGACATAAAtaggatgaaaaatatattgtttatctaactttaaatgaaaaaataactataaacattataatccaatattttctaaaaataaattaattaagatccacataaaaaaatccaaaaaaaaaaaatcctagctTGATTTGaagactaaaaaaattaaaattaattttataatgagGCCAACAaagctaaaaactcaaaaaatttatataatatatataaaatatcaaaagtgaAAATGGGAAGTATGGCCCCTGAAGCCAAAACCCACCTTCGCTCCTGTCTACACTATAAAATTGTTATATAGCCAGCAACCAAGTAAATGCGGCGACGAAGAAAAAACAGAGGTGAATAGCTTTTCGTTCCATTTCACAGTCTGGTGCTTACGTCTACACCCCATGGGTTCCACCTCAAAGCAAGACCAAAGGCcaagatttattatatttgtctATACCTTCAATCTTGGCCTTAAATGTGTCAAGATTTTACCATACAAGAAAGGTAAAAATATCTCTAAATCtatttttaagttaaaatatattcaccacaaaaattctatttttaagttaaattatatttaccaCGATATCGCCCTGGTGGGGGACGACTGTGCAATCTTGTGCGATTAGCTATGACATCTGCACGATAAACTTGAACGCTTCAACACATGTAATGCTTGGAAGACAAAATCCCTTGACTCATGCTCAGCCATACATATGAGATGGACTAATTCTATCTTGCTTTTTGTTTCCCTTCTTCTTTGCTCTGTCTTGTCATTTCAGTTCCTTTCATTCCCTTAAAGTCTATTTAATTAATCCAGCTAAAACTTCAACTGTTCCCACCAATGCAATaccaaagttggaaaattattGACGACCAAGTCTCAAACTCATTACAAACTTCTAAGGAGCCAAGTGGGTCTCTTTTTTCCAAGTCAATGAAACTTCTATAGACAAGATCATGGCAATGTAAATCTGTGTACTTTGATGAATGTAATTGCTGAGAAATCTCTGTATGTCATTCATCAATTATGAAAACTACTATTTCTTTCAAAcgtacataatatttttcaaatttatatttttaatttgacactatttaaaatttctacgacagttttattggaaaaagaaaaatgtatacaaatataattttcctagttcatttatttatcctttgaaacaaatttatctttttaattgaggtggacatatttttcttttaatttttaatatttataaacattttttcaaattatttttctttcaaaaattagcttttaataatttatcatatttggCCCGTCAACTGTACAAAATCTTATCTTTATTCTTAAATTATGCAAAAATATCGCTTTGGTCTTTAAACTATGCAAAAGtctctttttcttccttatAAAATTACCAACCTTACCTCCGATAAAAAGGATAACATGACATGCACTTgttacttccttgagacaaactGAACTGACATTGGAAAATCAATAAGACGACTTTACAGAAAAATCTCTGCCGTAACCACGTTCTTCTCAAGACAGCGACATCTCTCCAACTTTAGGAATGCATGCCAGACCAATCTgtaaatagaaatattattgGACTACTAGCTCACCGATCGAAGTTGTAAAATGCATAGCACCCCAATTAATAAGTCATTGTGCCACTAAAAGTCATGACGTAACAGAACCATCTTATAATGGTTTGATGTTCATTTTTTTCGTCCTAACCATACACGCCCTTCGAAACGTAgaatccgagagagagagagagagagagagaagacgtATTTAAATCATCCAAATTAAGTTATTTCATTtccaaatgaaaaattaaaattaaattttattgtccTCTTTTTCATTGACTTAGACGACATGTTTAAATTTTAgctagatttaaaattatattgtttggtATTAGAAAAATaccgaagaaaaaaaattgaatgaaaatgTGAAAGGAAGTTTCCCTTGAAAAAAGTGAGGAGAACAGAATCCCTCTATAAAGAAAAATCGGAACTGTTCTCTCGTTGGCTCCAACATCTTTCTCCCCTCAGCAAATTCTTCTTGTCTCACTATCAGCATTCATGACAGGCAGCTTGCAAATTTTGCTACATTTCTTCATGTAACCAAACATGAGAAAAACAAACTCGGCCTTAAGCTAATTAGTTGGCCAAAATTTTGTACAATAATATGTCTTCTTCCACATTAGCAGTAAAAGACCATCTATCATAATATGGAGATGTAGAATAAAGCTAAGCAGGCTATTCAAAATCATTGAATAAAAACTTACAAGTACTACAACagtgaagaataaaaaacttacaattaaaaaatgcaaaaaaaaaaaataactgaatttgttttgcaaatcctttttaaatttgatcACAAGTAATGTAAAGCACTATGCATGTACTAACATTACTCTGTAGGCTACAAGTAGCTGTTCGTAATTTTAAGGAGCAAAGACTATACTTTACAAGCTATATATTGACAAGTATTTCTTCAAACAgttaaaataattggttttaacAGATTTTATCCATCTGCAAGCAATAAGACTCTGTTTGGAAGTCAGATTTTTAGCATagttctctccttttttttttttttttttttgtaataataataattgtctcCTTTTGATATCAAATAAAGTTGTGAAAGATGAGGCCGTGTGGTGGTCCTGATGGTTAGAGGCACCAACATCCCAAAGCCTcaccagccaaaaaaaaaaaaaaaaaaaaaaaagaagaagtaaaatTGTGAAAGATACTACAAAGACAATTCAACTTTTGCAAGATGGGGATCAACTCTTGAGTACAGAAAAACACTCGTATCTGATTAATTCCCATTATACAATCTTCTGAGAAAATCAATTTTTCCAAGAGCTATATATTAAATGTGCGTGCTGCAAAACGTGCAGATTATAACATCAAAGGGATCTTCGACCTATGTTCCATTTATTAGAAATGTGAAATTTTAATAAGTTAGAACAAGTGAAAAAGTAAAgacttcttttctgttttttaggaAGATGTGAAAAAGTAAATACTAAAAAGAGAGAAACATAATGGGGCAGTAAACTGAAAGGAAAGTCACTCTTCTTTGTATTTGGCAGGCAACTATAAAAAGCAATGTGGATTTTAGGTGAGGGAATGGCAGTGACTCAAAAGGCgtggtgaaaatgaaaaggtgCGATGTGGGGTTTGTCCCCTCTTTGGCTCTGTTTCTTTTGTCTTGACCCTAAGACATAACAATAAATTAGCTCACTTAGCATCTCGTTGGGGTCTTTTAATTGATTTCTTTGGTATAGTTTCTCCCTTCGTGATCTCTCAGGATTTTGTAGATGTGATGAATTAGGAAAATGGCTTAGTTACCATAGCCTGATTCATTAGCAGCatgcttttttgtttgttttgtatgcctgctttttttggttaatacaacacccttttttagcaaaaaaaatatatatataaacacccctttttagcaaatatatatatatatatatatatgcagtgcAGGTATCTCTCTCATGATTTCCTTCCCTTATTATTGATTGCATGACATGTTTAAAGTTTAAACTATTCTGACtcaatttaaatcttaaaagaaaaaattatgtaGTTTTGAAATCCTAAGACACTTGAACCTCTAATTCCATCTATGTTTTAACTTTCAAACATAACTGTTTTACCACTAAAGTATGAACagagttttaaaattaattaatgcataacTATTTGTTAAATGGAAGTTGACTATTAAATCGATTCattattattctaaaattttgtaATAGATATAGTTAAGTGGACTTTGTATGATATCTGTTTTTCCTCTGCATGTTTAGTGTTGAAATGGTTATGCTCTTTGTCAGCTGCTAGCTATAACTTTATTGCAttggttttgtgtgttttgGGGGCGcattggcatcataaattcttCATCACTGGGGCTGatctagaatttttattttattttattttattttattttttgggaacaATTACAAAGATTGCTAAAActttatacatttatttatttatttttttggtgaatagattGCCAAAACTGTGGTCCTTAAAATTGATGTAATGTTTCAAGATTTATGTTGTGCAATTAAGATTTCTGCTGTGCAAACTATGTATGTTGTGGATGCAATTGTTGTTATGTGTTTgctcttttaaatttaaattggttGTCAAGTGAGTATTTTTCTGTATATGCTACCCATTTCTGGAGCAACTTGGTTGTCAAGTTATAGATAATGGAAAttattttgatgccattgcaTAATAGCTATTATGGACAATATTAGAAATATTATTACCTGGATGATGTGCATGACTATAGGATGCAATTACTTAGATGTCAAGTATATTTAATTGTGACTTTTGATTAtatccttttattattttgtttctccttTTCTGTTTAAGTTagaaactttctttttcttcttattttcctCTGTTGTTATTCATATTCCCAAGAATGTTATACTTGCCACTGGTTGACATTCTCTGtctttcttctccttttatataatgttgctgctgttgttattgATATTCCTAAGAATGTCAAACTTGCCTCTGGTTGCAGGTTCCCTGCTGATTTGCTTTCTCTTGCTAGTACATACCTACATGGTGTGTGCAACATTTAGGTTCCTTGTCTTTGTTctccttttataatttttggatgGGAACTAATGTGAAGATCAGAAAGGCATCTGAAAATACTTTGGATTGTTCAAGTCCAGAAAAATGTTTCGGAACCTTGGTTGGCAAGGAGAGCAAGTTACCTTAAAGCATGCCTAATGTGCGCTGATGCCCTCTAGTTTAGTATATTAGTAGATGAGAAACACATTGTCAaagaaacatattattatttaggaaTGAAAGTTTAGAAGCACTATTTATCACAAAACCAGTTTGACGAGTAACCTGACATGAACAAAGAAAGGAAAGCACATGTGGTAACaaattgaagaaagaaaacataTTCTTTATCTTCTTCGCTGATGCCCTCTAGTCTTCTGCTTTATGGTTCTATATTTCAACCATAGATATAGTATTCTATCCACGGCTTTTTCAACGACATCAAAGTAGGCTATGCTCCAAGATTTTCTCATCGCCATTATCAAATATGGGACAAGAATTCCAACTGCAAATCCCAATCCAATGCTCAAATAAAACCACTTATCAATGAAGCTATCACCATTACTAGTATCCTTAGGAGTCATCCATCCCTTATCTAGTTTCTCAATTTCATCATCACCTGGACATTTTACAGCAAGTGGACTACCACAAAGGCCAACATTTCCAGCAAAAGAGGATGCATTGAAAGTAAGCATATGATCTTTATCAGGAATAGGACCAGACAATTCATTGTTTGACAGATTCAGATACCCTAGGAATGAGAGTGACCCCAAGCTTTGAGGAATAGCACCGGAGAACCTATTACTCAAGAGATTttgttagtgtaatgtcacttttgttgctgtcataagttactttgtaatgattagttactatactttcaatttttgataaaaacactattgtattaggtagccaaagtatggcttgtcTTTTGGTAATATGATTACCACGGTAGTAGGTGAAAATTAAGTGGTTTACTGTTTCTGAAAACTTGTGGTTATATACTACGTCCATAATGAACGAGGGTGTCTAGACCACACCAGTTTaagcttctttctttttcatttttgttgtgttttttgttctaaaatctaacaaatggtatcaaagctctaCTGATCTTAGAGGGGCTGTGAGTGAAATAGCAAAAATACAAGAAACCTTCCTTCTACCTTTCCTTCCTTTCTAAAtggcttcaactcatttttctgctccatcacctcctatattttctggagaaaattatgccatgtggtctataaaaatgaaagcttaccttcaagcttttgacttgtgggaagtagtagagaccaaaagaaatcctccccctttgacaACAAATCCCACTATCGCTCAAATAAAGAAACATAGTGAGGAGGTTGCTAAAACGTTTAAGGCTTTATCTGCCTTACATGCTGGCGTTTCAAAAGTGATGTTCACCAAAATTATGGCTTGCACTACAGCTAAAGAGGTCTGGGACAAGCTAAAAGAAGAGTTCCAGGGAAGtgcaagaacaagacaaatTCAGGTTTTGAACTTAAGGAGGGAgttcaaaaatttaagaatgAAGGATTTTGAGTTGGTAAAAGACTTTATTGACAGACTTATGAAGGTAGTAAACCAGATCAGAATTCTTGGAGAGGAGCTAGGAGATAGAAGAGTGGTGGAGAAAGTGCTGGTCAGCTTGCCAGAAAAGTTCGAAGCAAAGATATCATCCTGGGAGAAGTCAAGAGACCTGAATCATATTTCTTTGTCAGAGcttgttaatgctttacaagcaactgaacaaagaaGATCTATAAGACAAGAAGAAACCTCAGAAAGTGCTTTTTTAGCATTACGAAAAGGTAAGGCTCCAgaaaacaataatcaaaggaAGCAGTAAAGTGGAGGAAGTAATTTCAAAGGAAAATGTGGTGTTGGTACAAGCAGAAAaggtgaaagaaagaagtttacGAAGTGCTCTTATTGCAAAAAGGACAACCATCCCGAAAAATATTATTGGTTTAGGCTAAATGTTCAATGTAGAGTTTGCAAACAAATAGGacatattgaaaaagtttgcaaaaacaaaggaggACTAGTGCAACAAGCACACCAAGTACAAGTTGCTGATGAAGCATGGAAAAGTGAGGAAAGGCTATTTGTTGCTACATGTTATGTAGAAAATGGCAAcaaagaagcttggttggtggatagtgtctgcactcaacatatgactcatgatgctgatctcttcaagaccttggatagaagctttgtttccaaagtgcaaataggaaatggagattttattcaACTTCAAGGAAAAGGAGAAGTGGCTGTGGAAACGTCAACaggtactaaactcatttcaaatgtgttatatgtacccgaaattaatcaaagcttgtTAAGTGTGGGAaaaatgcttgaaaatggatattctttgaattttcaagataagtcttgcataatatatgatcaacatggaagtgaaattctaaatgttggaatgaaagataaaagctttgtGGTAGAATGGAACAAGAAGgggaaataatgttttttatgccaaaactaGTGATGAATCTAAGTTGTGGCATAAAAGACCATGTCATTTTAACTGTAACTCCTTGAATCTAATGCATGAaaagaaattggtggagaatATGCCTGCCGTTAGCAAAAACCTGgaagtgtgtgaagtgtgtcagctTGATAAGCAACAAAGGCTGCCATTCCCTTCGAAAGGCACTTGGAGAGCCTCTGAAAAGCTTCAGTTAattcatagtgatgtatgtggaccta
Protein-coding regions in this window:
- the LOC132800414 gene encoding receptor-like protein EIX1 codes for the protein METITGLPFMFLILCLVTREFLLNSDAQLTNCVDSDREALVDFKNGLHDPENRLSSWKGSNCCQWWGISCETTSGAVIAVDLHNPYPNNYDESTGTSGFWNPSGEIRPSLTKLKFLRLLDLSFNTFDGNTIPQFFGSLKNLQYLNLSNSGFRGPIPDSFGILQQNLTHLKLNDNALNGTLPESLGQLSELSTFDVSSNKLTGVVTEAHFLKLKKLSYLDLSSNSFKLNVNSNWVPPFQISSLSMRACHLGPSFPAWLKSQKQVMSLDFSNASLSGSIPNWFWEFSYPLLRLNLSFNQLAGQLPSRLEFSALGFPSQVIHLTGAVVDFSSNNFSGSIPKPRGINILDLSKNKLSGNIPNNISQSLVFLSIAYNQINGEIPASICNIGPYLKAIDLSNNNLTGSIPSSIGNCSDLSVLDISNNNLSGTIPTFLGQLGGLQTLHLHGNKLYGRLPSSFQNLSSLETLNLGNYRLSGVIPPWIGKGFERLRILSLRSNSFSGELPALLSNLSSLQILDLAENQLVGSIPPSFGHFKGMHMSQAQMINHYLLYRPSRSGIYILGGGNYEIVGSYYESFVVNMKGQPLRYTKTLSLVTALDLSGNNLSGDLPIEITNLLGLLVLDLSSNQITGHIPESISKLKELLSLDLSSNRFSGAIPQSLGSLSSLGYLNLSNNELSGPIPDKDQMLTFNASSFAGNVGLCSRQLAVKCPGSDKNGKPDKGRTTPKDAGNGDSFINKWFYLSIGLGFAAGILVPYLIMTMRKSWSIAYFDVVDKVVDRILYLWLKYTTTKQRTGRHQQRR